The Polypterus senegalus isolate Bchr_013 chromosome 1, ASM1683550v1, whole genome shotgun sequence genome includes a window with the following:
- the LOC120540221 gene encoding uncharacterized protein LOC120540221, whose amino-acid sequence MDKDKRKRSKNFSEFEKTLFKQIVSNYPVIENKQHDSGTENKKKKAWISILNEFNSNEKVTKRTLQQVQVLWKNIKINLKKTTAATRQERFKTGGGLPVPPDTEELGDLLAGIIESQQPLEGIPDDDHLDSSDDLIFTQDLGGAGNSQEAQMNPSAASTNMQQHPVSCGSISQHPAVSNPGSRSRGKRMTIHEKLAIEFHECKLKYLKEEHEVKMKILHLELSMKEREMKQQQCQLSLEPNLS is encoded by the exons AtggataaagacaaaagaaaacgctCAAAAAACTTCAGTGAATTTGAGAAGaccctttttaaacaaattgtatcaaactatcctgtaattgaaaacaaacagcatgattcaggtacagaaaacaagaagaagaaagcatggatttccatattgaatgaattcaactcaaatgaaaaagtaacCAAACGGACACTCCAACAAGTTCAG GTCCtgtggaaaaacataaaaataaacctgaaaaaaacaaCTGCTGCTACGCGTCAAGAGCGTTTCAAGACAGGTGGGGGACTTCCAGTTCCACCAGACACAGAGGAGTTGGGggacttgttggctgggattattgAAAGTCAGCAACCCCTGGAAGGTATTCCAGATGATGACCATTTGGACAGTTCAG ATGACCTGATCTTCACCCAGGACTTGGGGGGCGCAGGGAACAGTCAAGAGGCTCAAATGAATCCATCAGCAGCCAGCACCAACATGCAGCAGCATCCAGTCTCCTGCGGTAGCATTAGTCAGCATCCAGCAGTCTCTAATCCAGGCAGCAGGTCAAGAGGGAAAAGGATGACCATTCATGAGAAACTTGCCATAGAGTTCcatgaatgtaaattaaaatatttaaaagaagaacatgaagtcaaaatgaaaattcttcaTCTTGAGTTGtctatgaaagagagagagatgaagcagCAGCAGTGTCAATTGTCTTTGGAACCAAAcctcagttaa